The following proteins are co-located in the Pedobacter sp. FW305-3-2-15-E-R2A2 genome:
- a CDS encoding TonB-dependent receptor encodes MEKKFTFKWKSIFLLMLFSVLTFGQQAVAQQRQINGKVNGAVNGLPIPGAVVKIKGKSGGVSTNNQGIYRISAETGDVLQISSIGFVSKEVKVAAANVIDINLEDDLQNLSEVVVVGYGVQQKKLLTGATVQVKGETLQKQSSTNALQGLQGLTPGVQIASTSGQPGEGMKVTIRGLGTVGNSGPLYVVDGVLTGDISYLNPADIESVDILKDAASAAIYGSQAANGVVLVTTRQGKRGQAAQITFDMYAGIQDVARKAELLNSAQYASMMNEAAINGGKQPIFSNAQIDALGAGTNWIDEMLVKNAPTQNYVLGASGASETSVYSLGLSYTGQAGVVGGKKLSNYERYGFRINSEHNFYKDILKIGQHLTYSDIKNNGIGVGNQYNNSLRGAFNTSPFVPVYDDQGNFFDNSKSTWNNGEANPYALMVLNNQNRRNTQRLLGDIYLVVEPIKNLKFRTSLGMDYSAGESNSFKPIYNLSIYAYNTVTSASQSMNKGKSLMWDNLLSYKFDLKKDHVFEVMAGSSAYRADGSNIFGTNTNLIFEDLDHAWLSNALNKNSAGITIGGGPYDADRRLSYFGRLNYNYKEKYLINATFRADGSSRFAAQNRWGYFPSVSAGWIVTNESFLEGQKGWLDFLKLRASWGQVGNQNISAFQYLSPITFDKVNYVFGDKEGVLTPGAYPSRLGNPNVKWETSEQTDLGFDATLLKGKLNVNFDWYKKTTKDWLISAPILATAGALPPFINGGNVKNSGVELAVSYKGRINEFNYSIGINGAYNKNEVGKIPTADGIIHGATNQLYDNSLEFYRAENGFPIGYFWGLKTAGIFQNVDEVVNYKAPNGKVIQPAAAPGDVKYIDQNGDGVIDNLDRGMIGKPNPDYTFGINLTADYKGFDFSMVASGVTGNDIVQSYRNQSGQYGNYTSRILDRWHGEGTSNTIPRVTDDNRNWTSFSDLYLQKGDYLRISNVTIGYDFGKVLKKSYLKQLRLYASALNVYTFTKYDGMDPEIGYGTEGFASGIDIGYYPRPRTFLFGANLRF; translated from the coding sequence ATGGAAAAGAAATTCACTTTCAAATGGAAGAGCATCTTTTTGTTGATGCTGTTCTCTGTGCTGACTTTCGGTCAGCAGGCAGTGGCACAGCAGCGCCAGATCAATGGAAAGGTAAACGGAGCAGTGAACGGGCTGCCCATTCCTGGAGCCGTGGTAAAAATAAAAGGTAAAAGTGGTGGTGTAAGTACCAATAACCAGGGTATTTACCGCATCAGCGCAGAAACCGGCGATGTGCTGCAAATCAGTTCCATTGGATTTGTCAGCAAGGAAGTCAAAGTAGCAGCGGCGAATGTCATCGACATCAACCTCGAAGATGATTTGCAAAATCTTTCAGAGGTGGTCGTGGTGGGCTATGGCGTACAACAGAAAAAACTCCTTACCGGGGCTACGGTCCAGGTAAAAGGGGAGACGTTACAAAAACAAAGTAGTACCAATGCTTTACAGGGGCTACAGGGACTTACACCTGGTGTGCAGATTGCTTCCACCTCCGGACAACCGGGCGAAGGGATGAAAGTCACCATCCGTGGATTGGGAACGGTCGGCAATTCAGGACCGCTATATGTCGTGGACGGGGTGCTTACCGGCGACATCAGTTACCTGAACCCTGCAGATATCGAATCTGTTGATATTCTGAAAGATGCCGCTTCGGCAGCGATCTATGGTTCTCAGGCGGCCAATGGCGTAGTCCTGGTGACGACCAGACAAGGAAAACGGGGACAAGCGGCACAGATCACTTTTGATATGTATGCTGGTATTCAGGACGTAGCAAGAAAGGCGGAGCTGCTCAATTCTGCTCAATATGCCTCCATGATGAATGAAGCAGCAATCAATGGGGGGAAACAACCGATTTTTAGCAATGCCCAGATTGACGCATTGGGAGCTGGAACCAACTGGATCGATGAAATGCTGGTTAAAAATGCGCCGACACAAAATTATGTGCTCGGTGCTTCAGGAGCTTCTGAAACTTCGGTTTATTCTCTTGGGCTTTCCTATACCGGACAGGCAGGCGTGGTGGGTGGAAAAAAACTATCCAACTATGAGCGCTATGGTTTCAGAATCAATTCTGAGCATAATTTTTATAAGGACATTCTTAAAATCGGTCAGCATCTGACTTATTCCGACATAAAAAATAATGGGATTGGGGTAGGTAATCAGTACAACAACTCCTTACGCGGTGCATTCAATACCAGTCCATTTGTTCCGGTTTACGATGATCAGGGCAATTTCTTTGACAATAGTAAGTCGACCTGGAATAATGGAGAGGCAAACCCATATGCTTTAATGGTACTCAATAACCAGAACAGACGCAACACCCAAAGACTGCTGGGCGATATTTATCTGGTAGTAGAGCCCATCAAAAACCTGAAGTTCAGGACGAGCCTGGGCATGGACTATAGCGCCGGGGAAAGCAATTCCTTTAAACCGATTTATAACCTTTCCATTTACGCCTACAATACCGTAACCAGCGCAAGTCAGTCGATGAATAAGGGCAAGTCTTTGATGTGGGACAACCTGTTGAGTTATAAGTTTGACCTTAAAAAGGATCATGTTTTTGAAGTCATGGCAGGAAGTTCGGCTTATCGTGCTGATGGTTCCAATATCTTTGGTACCAATACCAATTTGATATTTGAAGACCTGGATCATGCCTGGCTGAGCAATGCACTCAATAAGAACAGCGCCGGGATCACCATTGGGGGAGGACCTTATGATGCAGACCGGAGGCTTTCGTATTTTGGCCGTTTAAATTACAATTACAAAGAAAAATACCTGATCAATGCGACTTTCAGGGCGGATGGTTCTTCCAGATTCGCTGCTCAAAACCGCTGGGGCTATTTTCCCTCTGTTTCCGCAGGATGGATCGTAACCAACGAAAGCTTCCTTGAAGGGCAGAAAGGATGGCTCGACTTCCTGAAACTCCGCGCCAGCTGGGGGCAGGTAGGCAATCAGAATATCTCGGCCTTCCAATATTTATCACCCATTACCTTTGATAAAGTCAACTATGTTTTTGGAGATAAAGAAGGTGTGCTTACCCCTGGGGCTTATCCGAGCAGACTTGGTAACCCTAACGTGAAATGGGAAACTTCCGAACAGACAGACCTTGGTTTTGATGCGACCCTGCTCAAAGGAAAACTGAATGTGAATTTCGACTGGTATAAAAAAACAACCAAAGACTGGTTGATTTCAGCTCCGATCCTCGCTACTGCAGGAGCATTGCCTCCTTTTATCAACGGAGGGAACGTGAAGAATTCGGGAGTAGAGCTGGCGGTCTCTTATAAGGGCCGGATTAATGAATTCAATTATTCGATTGGTATAAATGGTGCCTATAATAAAAATGAGGTTGGAAAGATCCCAACAGCCGATGGCATCATTCATGGCGCAACAAACCAGCTTTACGACAATTCACTGGAGTTCTATCGTGCTGAAAATGGATTTCCTATCGGGTATTTCTGGGGTTTAAAAACAGCCGGTATTTTCCAGAATGTAGACGAGGTCGTCAATTATAAAGCACCTAATGGCAAAGTGATCCAACCTGCTGCAGCTCCTGGTGATGTGAAGTATATAGATCAAAATGGTGATGGGGTAATCGATAACCTGGATCGTGGAATGATTGGTAAACCTAATCCGGATTATACTTTTGGAATTAACCTGACTGCAGATTACAAAGGCTTTGATTTCTCTATGGTTGCTTCCGGCGTTACGGGAAATGACATTGTACAATCTTATCGTAACCAATCCGGACAATATGGTAATTATACCAGCAGAATTCTCGATCGCTGGCATGGAGAAGGGACTTCAAATACGATTCCCCGCGTTACCGATGACAATAGGAACTGGACTTCTTTCTCTGATTTGTACCTGCAAAAAGGTGATTATTTAAGGATCAGTAACGTCACCATCGGTTATGATTTTGGAAAGGTGCTGAAAAAGAGCTACCTGAAGCAGTTGCGGTTATATGCCTCTGCATTAAACGTTTATACTTTCACTAAATATGATGGTATGGATCCGGAGATCGGCTATGGTACAGAAGGATTTGCTTCCGGAATCGACATCGGCTACTATCCAAGACCAAGGACATTCCTGTTTGGTGCCAACCTTAGATTTTAA
- a CDS encoding TonB-dependent receptor, translating to MKRVLLFCSMLILMMGLARAQQTRQISGKVTDKTTKGPIPGVSVTLKGTTTTVSTDEKGQFKINVPLNGTVVLQARYIGYKVLEKTVGTETRLDFFLEEEVSALNEVVINIGYGTVKKKDLTGAVSSVAADVIAAAPVSSALEAIQGRVAGINISSTEGSPDAELTVRVRGGGSITGDNSPLYIVDGFPVSSIADIAPQDIETIDILKDASSTAIYGSRGANGVILVTTKNSKDGKTTVSYNAFTGIRKIANKLDVLSPLDYATWQYERSLLDKSPIDYTQYFGTYADINQYASTPADDWQDRVFGRTGNTFNQNLNISGGGEKTKYSISHSFVKDKAIMQLSDFERQNVNFKLNHKLYQKLTLDFGFRYADNKIKGSGANEQNEISSADSRLKSAMLYPPFAVPGLTTTTETDDEFNLYNPLVSISDNDQYIHRKTYNINGAVSYEIIDNLRLRSEVGYDAYRNDQDRFYGTTTYYVRNVPSATNQNLPAIIFANTNRNSFRNTNTLNYNFSKILGKGHNLNALLGQEFIKTEQGVLTNVVHGFPKSFTFQDARVLSTQGNANSIDNNFSPDDKLLSFFGRANYDYEGKYLLSATFRADGSSKFSEGNRWGYFPSVSAAWRISQENFMGDTKSWLSDLKLRASYGTAGNNNIPSGQMTQTFQNSVTTWVNGFDNYWAASKTMANPDLKWETTVTRNLGLDFSLLNSKLTGTIDAYLNHTKDLLIQFPVAGTGYDFQYRNIGETQNKGLEFSLNWNAIRKTNFDLSVSANISFNRNKVVSLGSVKNLNGSSGWASTEIGVDYLVEEGASVGRIYGYQNNGRYEVSDFQSYNATTGNWVLKPGVVDATSFIGTVRPGTMKIKDISGDGKIDLSDRSVIGNANPLNTGGFSVNSRIYNFDIGAYFNWSYGNDIYNANKIEYTSTSKYNSRNMIAEMATGNRWNNLRSDGTISNDPAELTAMNANTTLWSPYMKTFVLSDWAVEDGSFLRLSTLTLGYTLPQNIADKLKMKKLRLYASGYNLWLWTNYSGFDPEVSTRRKTSLTPGVDYSAYPKSKSFVFGLNVNF from the coding sequence ATGAAAAGAGTTTTACTATTCTGTAGTATGCTGATCCTTATGATGGGGTTAGCTCGAGCACAACAAACAAGACAGATTTCTGGAAAAGTAACAGATAAAACGACTAAAGGTCCCATTCCTGGCGTATCTGTTACCCTTAAAGGTACGACAACCACAGTCAGTACCGATGAAAAAGGGCAGTTTAAAATCAATGTTCCCCTAAACGGAACGGTAGTTCTGCAAGCCAGATATATCGGCTATAAGGTCCTGGAGAAAACAGTTGGAACGGAAACCAGGCTGGACTTCTTTTTAGAAGAAGAAGTTTCTGCTTTGAATGAAGTCGTCATCAATATCGGTTATGGAACCGTAAAGAAAAAGGATTTAACGGGTGCGGTTTCTTCCGTAGCTGCGGATGTAATTGCAGCAGCACCGGTATCTTCCGCTTTGGAGGCCATCCAGGGTAGGGTTGCCGGAATCAATATCTCCTCAACAGAAGGTTCTCCGGATGCAGAGCTCACGGTGAGGGTACGTGGAGGTGGTTCTATTACCGGCGACAACTCTCCGTTATATATTGTTGATGGATTTCCGGTATCCTCCATTGCAGATATTGCTCCGCAGGATATAGAAACCATTGACATCTTAAAAGATGCGTCTTCTACAGCTATATACGGCTCAAGGGGTGCAAACGGAGTTATATTGGTGACCACTAAAAACAGCAAAGACGGTAAAACTACCGTCAGCTATAATGCCTTTACAGGAATCAGAAAAATCGCCAATAAACTGGATGTATTGTCTCCATTAGACTATGCAACCTGGCAATATGAAAGGTCACTTTTAGACAAATCTCCAATTGACTATACCCAGTACTTTGGTACCTATGCAGACATCAATCAATATGCAAGTACTCCTGCAGACGATTGGCAGGACCGTGTTTTCGGCCGTACCGGAAATACTTTTAATCAGAATTTAAACATCAGCGGAGGAGGTGAAAAAACGAAATACAGCATCAGTCATTCTTTTGTTAAAGATAAGGCCATCATGCAGCTTTCAGATTTTGAGAGACAAAACGTCAATTTTAAGCTGAATCACAAATTGTATCAGAAACTGACCCTGGATTTTGGATTTCGCTATGCAGACAATAAAATCAAAGGAAGCGGTGCGAATGAACAGAACGAAATTTCTTCTGCAGATTCCCGCCTGAAATCGGCCATGCTTTATCCTCCTTTTGCGGTTCCTGGTTTAACAACCACTACCGAAACAGATGATGAGTTCAATTTATATAATCCCCTGGTTTCCATTTCTGATAATGACCAGTATATACACCGTAAAACGTATAATATAAACGGAGCAGTTTCTTATGAAATCATTGACAATTTAAGACTGCGCTCAGAAGTTGGTTATGATGCTTATAGAAATGACCAAGATCGTTTTTATGGTACAACTACGTATTATGTAAGGAATGTTCCTTCCGCAACCAATCAGAATCTTCCGGCCATTATTTTCGCGAATACCAATAGAAACAGCTTTAGAAATACCAATACCTTAAATTATAATTTTAGTAAAATCCTGGGTAAAGGACATAATTTAAATGCTTTATTAGGACAGGAATTCATCAAAACTGAGCAAGGTGTATTAACGAATGTAGTTCATGGATTTCCAAAATCATTTACTTTTCAGGACGCCAGGGTATTGTCTACCCAGGGAAATGCAAATTCGATCGACAATAACTTCTCTCCCGATGATAAACTGCTGTCGTTCTTTGGCAGGGCAAATTATGATTACGAAGGGAAATACCTGTTGAGTGCAACATTCAGGGCAGATGGTTCGTCGAAATTCTCTGAAGGAAACCGTTGGGGATATTTCCCCTCCGTTTCAGCAGCATGGAGAATATCTCAGGAAAATTTTATGGGCGATACCAAATCCTGGTTGTCTGACTTAAAACTGAGAGCGAGTTACGGTACTGCCGGAAACAACAATATCCCTTCGGGGCAAATGACACAGACCTTTCAGAACTCGGTGACGACATGGGTTAATGGCTTTGACAATTACTGGGCAGCGTCAAAAACAATGGCCAATCCGGATTTAAAATGGGAAACCACAGTGACCAGAAATTTAGGGCTTGATTTCTCTTTGTTAAACTCAAAACTGACGGGTACTATTGATGCCTATCTGAACCATACCAAAGACTTGCTGATTCAGTTTCCTGTAGCCGGAACGGGTTATGATTTTCAATACCGGAACATTGGGGAAACACAAAATAAAGGACTGGAGTTCTCTTTGAACTGGAATGCAATAAGAAAAACCAATTTCGACCTGTCGGTAAGTGCAAACATTAGTTTTAACAGAAATAAAGTAGTCTCCCTTGGATCTGTTAAAAACTTAAACGGTTCATCCGGTTGGGCATCAACAGAAATCGGTGTCGATTACTTAGTAGAAGAAGGAGCTTCCGTTGGTAGAATTTATGGTTACCAGAACAATGGAAGATATGAAGTTTCCGATTTTCAAAGTTACAATGCGACAACCGGCAACTGGGTGCTGAAACCGGGTGTAGTGGATGCGACTTCATTTATCGGAACGGTTCGACCTGGTACGATGAAAATAAAAGACATTTCCGGTGATGGAAAAATTGACTTGTCAGACAGAAGTGTGATCGGGAATGCCAACCCTTTAAATACCGGTGGGTTTTCTGTGAACTCCAGAATCTACAATTTTGATATCGGTGCCTATTTTAACTGGAGCTACGGAAATGACATCTATAATGCCAATAAAATAGAATATACTTCTACAAGTAAATACAATTCCAGAAATATGATTGCTGAAATGGCTACTGGAAATCGCTGGAACAACCTTCGTTCCGATGGCACGATCAGTAATGATCCTGCTGAACTGACTGCTATGAATGCAAACACAACATTATGGTCGCCTTATATGAAAACGTTTGTATTGAGCGACTGGGCGGTAGAAGATGGCTCATTTTTAAGGTTGTCGACTTTAACACTGGGTTATACTTTACCACAAAATATTGCTGATAAATTGAAAATGAAAAAACTGAGGCTGTATGCTTCTGGCTATAATTTGTGGCTGTGGACCAATTACAGCGGATTTGATCCGGAAGTGTCTACCAGGAGAAAGACAAGCCTGACTCCGGGAGTGGATTATTCTGCCTATCCGAAAAGCAAATCCTTTGTTTTTGGTTTGAATGTTAATTTCTAG
- a CDS encoding LacI family DNA-binding transcriptional regulator produces the protein MFESTTLKDIAKALGLSTSTVSRALRDTHEISAATKKIVLAYAKEINYQPNPIALSLKERRSKSIGVIVSEVANSYFSQAINGIESIAYDRGYHVILSQTHESFEREVINVQHLASRSVDGLLVSLSSQTKNLDHLTSLHARGLPIVFFDRVADEINTHKVIANNEKGAFEATEHLIKSGYKRIAHLTSSAYLSITIERLAGYKAALEANHLTLNPDYIKHCPFGGMDYEELENAIKELLALPEKPDAIFVAGDRLSTGCLTVFKKLKIKVPEEIGIAGFSNSDVLDLFNPSLTSVRQPAFEIGQVATQMLIKLIEAKYPVEEFEKKILNTELIVRES, from the coding sequence ATGTTTGAGTCCACCACTTTAAAAGATATTGCCAAAGCCCTGGGGCTTTCTACCTCGACCGTTTCAAGGGCGTTGAGAGATACGCATGAAATCAGCGCTGCCACCAAAAAGATTGTTCTCGCTTATGCCAAAGAAATCAATTACCAGCCCAATCCTATTGCTTTAAGCTTAAAAGAACGCCGCAGTAAGTCTATTGGCGTAATCGTAAGCGAGGTGGCCAACAGCTATTTTTCGCAGGCAATCAATGGCATCGAATCTATTGCCTATGACCGTGGCTATCATGTTATTCTTTCACAAACACATGAATCTTTTGAACGGGAAGTCATTAACGTTCAACACCTGGCTTCCAGATCCGTGGATGGATTATTGGTTTCCCTTTCCTCACAAACTAAAAACCTGGATCACCTGACCTCATTGCATGCCCGGGGTTTGCCGATTGTATTCTTTGACCGCGTGGCGGATGAGATCAACACCCATAAAGTGATTGCCAATAATGAGAAAGGCGCGTTTGAAGCTACGGAACATTTAATTAAATCGGGATATAAGCGCATCGCTCATTTGACCAGTTCAGCTTATCTATCCATCACCATTGAACGCTTAGCGGGTTATAAAGCTGCATTGGAAGCCAATCATTTGACACTAAACCCGGATTATATCAAACATTGTCCCTTCGGTGGCATGGATTATGAAGAATTGGAGAATGCCATTAAGGAGCTCCTTGCACTCCCTGAGAAACCGGATGCGATTTTTGTCGCCGGCGATCGTCTGAGTACAGGCTGTCTGACGGTGTTTAAAAAGTTAAAGATCAAAGTTCCTGAAGAAATAGGCATTGCAGGATTTAGCAACTCAGATGTATTGGATTTATTTAACCCGTCGCTCACGTCGGTTCGACAGCCTGCTTTTGAAATCGGACAGGTGGCTACACAAATGCTGATCAAACTTATTGAAGCCAAATATCCGGTTGAAGAATTCGAGAAAAAGATTTTAAATACAGAATTGATCGTGAGGGAAAGTTAG
- a CDS encoding helix-turn-helix domain-containing protein, which yields MSVTNLFLVLISGFGLLHGFFLGIYLWNSSKGKLISNRILSLMLFVLTFRIGKSVILEFANHIDLQLIFTGLAALLLIGPLYYGYTCSVLNKSFQLKKGMGVHFLPFLAAFSGALMIDKEWIKTTPTWVFVLMFGLYYGHYFFYLLMGFRYIHRIKKETGKTSEIQWLTLLCYALTAIWVVYVLNIMEDKIPYIIGPVLYAVIAYGVTWIFIKRGYIEAQSTAKYQTTPLSQTETEEIFENIKKLVTEEELYKDADLSLAILSKRLKVSTQKVSMAINFCYQSNFNNFINQYRISHACTLFADQSFQHYNISFIAYESGFSSLSSFNSAFKKATGSTPSSFRKELEKNKTTAV from the coding sequence ATGTCAGTTACAAATCTATTCCTGGTTTTAATTAGCGGATTCGGACTGCTCCATGGATTTTTCCTGGGCATTTACCTGTGGAACTCTTCAAAGGGCAAGCTCATTTCCAACAGGATACTCAGCCTGATGTTGTTTGTACTTACTTTTCGTATTGGTAAATCCGTTATTCTGGAATTTGCAAACCATATTGACTTACAACTGATATTTACCGGACTTGCAGCTTTGCTCCTCATTGGCCCGCTCTATTATGGATATACCTGCTCCGTTTTGAATAAATCATTTCAGTTGAAGAAAGGTATGGGGGTACATTTTCTGCCATTTTTGGCTGCATTTTCCGGTGCTTTAATGATCGATAAGGAATGGATCAAAACGACACCAACCTGGGTGTTTGTCCTGATGTTTGGTCTGTATTATGGTCATTATTTTTTTTATCTGTTGATGGGTTTCCGCTACATACATCGGATTAAAAAAGAAACAGGGAAGACTTCAGAAATACAATGGCTAACCCTTTTATGTTATGCATTAACCGCAATTTGGGTCGTTTATGTGCTAAATATTATGGAAGACAAGATCCCTTACATTATTGGACCGGTATTGTATGCTGTAATTGCCTATGGGGTGACCTGGATCTTTATCAAAAGAGGATACATCGAGGCTCAGTCTACCGCTAAATATCAGACGACACCACTGAGTCAGACAGAAACAGAGGAGATTTTTGAAAATATAAAGAAGCTTGTGACAGAGGAAGAGTTGTACAAAGATGCTGATCTTAGCCTGGCCATATTGAGTAAACGTTTAAAAGTCAGCACCCAAAAGGTTTCCATGGCGATTAACTTTTGTTACCAATCAAATTTTAACAATTTTATCAATCAATACCGCATCTCTCATGCCTGCACCTTGTTTGCAGATCAAAGTTTTCAGCATTACAACATTTCCTTTATTGCTTACGAATCCGGCTTTTCCAGTCTGAGTAGTTTTAATAGTGCATTTAAGAAGGCAACAGGAAGTACCCCCTCGTCCTTTCGCAAAGAACTGGAGAAAAATAAAACAACAGCTGTGTAA
- a CDS encoding alpha/beta hydrolase-fold protein, producing the protein MKKMILMAFIALMTLSTATAQMQSFKFKQNKRKYIVYLPKAYDAKKTYPLLYNFHGGGMTATEQMFYSGMNKSADKFNFIVVYPAGIHADWNVGFEMSYLNGTDDVGFIKALNDTLRRRHHINPKAVFATGLSRGGFFCHRLATEMPETFAAIASIGGPLPDSVKYYKRSDQKIAVMQVSGTADQVVNYHGKAGAYSSALSTFDYWVSHNRLSSKLKKEKLVDRDKKDGTSVLITEVTDPEAGVMLVSIQNGGHTWPGSDPFNIGFPLGKTTTEININALMWDFFSRNRKP; encoded by the coding sequence ATGAAAAAGATGATTCTTATGGCATTCATTGCCCTTATGACCTTAAGCACAGCCACTGCCCAAATGCAGTCGTTTAAATTTAAGCAGAACAAAAGGAAATATATCGTATACCTTCCGAAGGCTTACGATGCAAAAAAAACATACCCGCTCCTTTATAATTTTCATGGGGGAGGAATGACGGCAACAGAACAAATGTTCTATTCAGGAATGAATAAGTCTGCCGATAAGTTTAATTTTATTGTGGTTTACCCCGCTGGTATCCATGCGGATTGGAATGTAGGATTTGAAATGTCGTATTTAAATGGGACCGACGATGTTGGCTTCATTAAGGCCCTGAATGATACTTTAAGGAGGCGTCATCACATTAATCCTAAAGCGGTATTTGCTACGGGCTTGTCAAGAGGAGGATTCTTTTGCCACCGTCTCGCGACCGAAATGCCGGAAACCTTCGCTGCAATCGCTTCAATAGGAGGGCCCTTGCCGGACTCCGTAAAATACTATAAACGTTCAGACCAAAAAATTGCGGTGATGCAGGTGTCAGGAACAGCAGACCAGGTGGTTAACTACCATGGAAAAGCAGGTGCTTACAGTTCTGCATTGTCGACTTTCGACTATTGGGTTTCGCATAACCGCCTTTCTTCAAAGCTGAAAAAAGAAAAATTAGTTGACCGGGACAAAAAAGATGGCACCTCGGTACTGATTACTGAAGTTACTGATCCGGAGGCCGGGGTAATGCTCGTTAGCATTCAGAACGGCGGACATACCTGGCCGGGAAGCGATCCTTTTAATATTGGCTTTCCGCTTGGAAAAACAACCACTGAGATCAATATCAATGCGCTCATGTGGGATTTTTTTAGCCGAAATAGGAAGCCCTGA
- a CDS encoding RagB/SusD family nutrient uptake outer membrane protein, whose amino-acid sequence MKAITIKLSICAVFLLTMGACKKGFLDAEPMTTATDINYYKTPKDALYALVGCYDGLQIIWSDGVALPVAAEVMSDNTFGGTGNSDGFSYQMLDEFDKSRSPSDQNLFGRNWILYYQALYRCNVLISKMDQIQWGTDAQLRKTYESEARFLRAYLLFDMVRLWGNIPLLTAPSAENVPQANPDEVYKVIASDLVFAADNMAAVAYPAQAVGNHGRVTKYAAEALLGRVFLYYTGYYSKADLVGVVDKTKALSYLEHVISTGGYGLVPDFAKLWPAASLDAYVGEDNKETVFAIKYTFTSDYNGNTDGNHWMVFGGLRDQSFYPYGSGWGAETVNPKLWSAYAAGDTRKSGSIISIADEKIPFVSQNKQREYTGYYIKKYSPMIGLDGKPLPNANGNPNFSIGQYQDYVSIRYADVLLMAAELGSPNAQTYFNEVRQRAYQGAFTPLMVSQENIMKERRLEFAFEGIRYYDLLRQGVNKAAQEIAESTTLLNGGQPVTKTISASNIVLTKGLQQIPYSEITLSNGTLKQNAGW is encoded by the coding sequence ATGAAAGCTATAACTATAAAATTAAGCATCTGCGCAGTGTTTCTCTTGACAATGGGCGCTTGTAAAAAGGGTTTTCTCGATGCGGAACCCATGACGACTGCAACAGATATCAACTATTATAAAACACCGAAAGACGCACTTTATGCATTGGTAGGGTGTTATGACGGACTGCAGATCATCTGGTCTGATGGCGTGGCTTTGCCTGTCGCAGCAGAAGTGATGTCTGATAATACCTTTGGTGGCACCGGGAATTCAGATGGTTTCAGTTATCAGATGCTGGATGAATTTGATAAATCACGTTCCCCTTCAGATCAGAATCTTTTCGGCCGTAACTGGATTTTATACTATCAGGCATTGTATCGTTGCAATGTGCTCATTAGTAAAATGGATCAGATTCAATGGGGGACTGATGCCCAACTGAGAAAGACCTATGAGTCGGAAGCGCGCTTTTTGCGTGCGTACCTGTTATTTGATATGGTTCGTTTATGGGGGAATATTCCCTTATTAACCGCACCTTCAGCAGAAAATGTTCCCCAGGCAAATCCTGATGAAGTTTATAAAGTAATTGCAAGTGATTTGGTCTTTGCAGCAGATAATATGGCTGCCGTTGCCTATCCTGCGCAGGCAGTTGGTAATCACGGCAGGGTCACTAAATATGCTGCTGAAGCGTTATTGGGGCGGGTTTTTCTGTACTATACGGGCTATTATTCAAAGGCTGATCTGGTTGGAGTAGTGGATAAAACAAAAGCACTGAGCTATTTAGAGCATGTCATCAGCACAGGTGGTTATGGCCTGGTCCCTGATTTTGCAAAGCTATGGCCGGCAGCTTCGCTGGATGCCTATGTCGGTGAAGACAATAAGGAAACCGTTTTTGCCATTAAATATACCTTTACCAGCGATTACAACGGAAATACTGATGGTAACCATTGGATGGTGTTTGGGGGATTGAGGGATCAATCGTTTTACCCTTATGGCAGCGGCTGGGGTGCAGAAACCGTGAATCCTAAGCTATGGAGTGCCTATGCAGCCGGTGATACCCGAAAATCAGGTTCCATCATTTCTATTGCCGATGAAAAGATTCCATTTGTCAGTCAGAATAAGCAAAGGGAATATACGGGATATTACATCAAGAAATACAGTCCGATGATTGGTCTGGATGGTAAACCCTTACCGAATGCCAATGGCAATCCAAATTTCTCCATTGGGCAATATCAGGATTATGTGTCTATCCGCTATGCTGACGTACTGTTGATGGCAGCAGAACTGGGCAGCCCAAATGCACAAACCTATTTCAACGAGGTACGGCAACGTGCTTATCAGGGGGCATTTACGCCGTTGATGGTGAGCCAGGAGAACATCATGAAAGAACGCAGACTGGAATTTGCTTTTGAAGGAATTCGTTATTATGACCTGCTTCGCCAGGGTGTTAATAAAGCAGCGCAAGAGATTGCAGAAAGCACGACGCTGTTAAATGGTGGTCAGCCGGTCACTAAAACGATCTCTGCAAGCAACATCGTCCTCACCAAAGGACTGCAACAGATTCCTTACAGCGAGATTACTTTGTCTAACGGAACCTTAAAACAAAATGCGGGTTGGTAG